The nucleotide window TCGGGAACTTTTGCCCATACATAGATTGTGCCCTTGGGGACACGAGCGGATATTCCGGCATCGCTCAGTGCGTCGATCACCAGATCGCGGCGATGCTGATATACACGTGAAAGCTCGAAGGTTATCTCCTGAGGCCCGAGCATCGCTTCTATTGCAGCGTCTTGGACCGCAGTGAAGGCACCAGAATCGATATTACTTTTGACGGTGCCCAAGGCATTTATGGCAGAGGCGTTTCCGGCCGCAAAGGCGATTCGCCATCCGGTCATGTTATACGCTTTCGAGCAGCTAAATAGCTCGATTGCAACCTCTTTGGCGCCTGGCCGCTCGAGTAGGCTTGGCGGCCTGTATCCATCAAAGCCAATCTCGCTGTAGGCATTATCGTGTATCAACAGCAGGTCATGTTTTTTTGCGAAAGCTATTGCACGATCGAAGTACTCCGGCGAAGCAATGGCCGATGTGGGGTTATTGGGATAGGACAGAAACATCATCTTGGCTCTCGCAAGAACATCCGGAGGACAGCTCTCGAAATCCGCCAGGAAGTCGTTCTCCTCGCTCATCGGCATGAACCAGCTCTCCCCACCAACGAGAATTCCGCCAGTGTGGTAGACTGGATAACCGCATCCCGGAACAAGAGTCACATCGCCTGGATCCACGTAGGCGATAAAGACGTGGGCGATACCCTCTTTTGAACCGATCAGAGCAAGAACCTCTGTGTCCGCGTCAAGTTGCACGCCGAAACGGCGATTCATCCACTCGGCGCAAGCCTCACGATATCGCTTCGACCCAAAATAGCTGGGGTATTGATGGTTGGAAGGCACTCGGATAGCGTCGCTCATTGCGTTCACGATATTTTCCGGTGTTGGTAAATCAGGGTCTCCGATGCCCAGAGATATAACATCGATTCCCTGCGAAAGCTTCTCTTCTTTCTTGCGGTCGATTTCGGCAAACAGGTATGGCGGAAGGTTGGCGATCCTGTTGGCTGTTCTCACTGCGGGTGCATCCTTTCGTTTTGGTTATTGCAGATTGATGGTACCGGAAAAAACTTCTGTTGCAGGTCCTGTCATATATATGTGGTCATCGGTGTCCCACAGGATGAAAAGCTCTCCGCCAGGTAGCTCAACGGTGGCACTTCTGCCGACACGATCGGCTAGGCTGGCTGCGACCAAAGTTGCGCATGCCCCTGTTCCACAGGCAAGCGTCTCACCCACTCCCCGCTCCCACACCCGCAAGCGTATTCTGTCAACACCAACTACTTGCGCAAACTCGACGTTGGTTTTCAGAGGAAAAATGGGACTGTTTTCTATGATGGGCCCTACAGTTGTGACCGGCGCCTTACCGATATCATCTACCCATATCACGGCGTGCGGATTCCCCATGGAGACAGCGGTAGCGGTGAACTCTCCATAGGGTGTCGCGATCGAATAATCAGAAACGATATCATCCGGCATCAAATCTGAAATATCTTTGGAGATAACCCTAGGCTTACCCATATCTACGGTCGCAGCACCCATTAACCCCGCCGAAGTCAGCTCGAAGCGAATAGGCTTTATTCCGCCGAGAGTTTCAACCCTAAGCTCCCCGAGGGAGCTATCGACGAGTGAATGATCGACAAGGTACTTGGCGAAGCAGCGAACGCCGTTCCCGCACATCTCCGCCTTCGAGCCATCGGCGTTGTGATATAGCATGAAGTAGTCTGCGGCGGTGCTGGTTGCAGGCCTGACAAGTATCAGTCCGTCTCCGCCTATCCCAAGGTTTCGATCGCACAACCAGGCGATAGTTTCGGCCGGAATTTCAATGGAGCAGTCGAGGTCTTCAATCACGACGAAATCGTTGCCGAGGCCGTGCATCTTTGTGAATCGAATTGACATGTACTTCCTCATGGTTGTGAATCGGTTTTCGCAGATTACATTATGAACGAGTTTGATTCAATTGCCCGAGCAATTTCAGCGGCACAATCTTCGTGAGACTTTCCGGTTGCATCAATCCAGACGATACGCTCGTCCCTACGAAACCAGGAGATCTGACGTTTCGCATATCGCCGGGTTGCTTGAATGACAGCGGAAGTGGCCTCAAGAAGCGAGGTACGCCCCTCAAGCACTGGGACAAACTCTTTGTACCCAATCGCCTGAGCGGACGTAACAGCTTCGCGAAATCCGCGATCAAGCAGTGTTGCGATCTCATCGAGGAGCCCCGACTCGAGCATCGATTCGACTCGCAGCTCAATCGCCCGATACAAGGCCGCTCTTTCCATGGTCAGCCCAAAGCGGAGGGTTTCGAATACGTCGTGGTACTCGGAAAATCCCGAATGTTGTTCGGCGTAAGAGCGGCCCTGCTCGGCCATTTCGAGCGCACGGAGGGTTCTCCTTAGATTGTTTGGGTGGATCAGCTTTGCTGATTCAGGGTCGGCCGCTGTTAATCTCTTGTGCATCGCGTGGGCGCCGATACACTCTGCCTCAGCCTCAAGTTTAAGTCTAGACTCGGAAGATACATCGCCTGCAGGAAACGAAAAGTCATCAAGGACCGCTCTTACATAAAGACCGGTGCCGCCAACCACAAATGGCCTTTTTTCGCGAGAGTCGATGTCGATGATCGCCTGGCGCGCACACTCTTGATAGAGAGCCGCCGAGAAGTTCTCTCCAGGCTCGACTAGATCAATGCAGTGATACCGAACGCTTCGCCTCGCAGGTGGGACTTTGGCCGTTCCTGTATCCATTCCCCGATAGACCTGCATGGAGTCCGCGCTTATTATCTCGCCATTGAGCTGCTCGGCAAGTAGCTGCCCGATACTGGATTTTCCCACGCCAGTCGGGCCGAGTATCGCGATTACCGGAATTTTTTGGGGAAGCTCACGTATATCTGACAACGTTGAATCTCTCTAATGTGTAAGGTTCATCAGGGCTCAGTCCAGCCTTTTTCTTGGCGATGGATAGTTGCTGCTCGGGAGTTTCGATGTGACTCAGGTCGGGCAGCAAAACTCCTCTTTTTGTGCCGGAAGATACGATCACACCCCATTTTCGTGGATCCAAATCGGAGATGCTGCATTTTTGGGGCTGCTCGATGAGGTCTACCTTTATGGTGAGAGTATCGAGTTCATCTGCCGATACCGACGCGAATCTGCAGTCAGCGGTAGCGGCTTGAACTGCACTTTTTGCGATTTCGCTCGCGATGTTATCGCAAGTCGGATATATCGAACCGATACATCCACGCAGCCGGCCTTCACTGTGAAGTGACACAAAAACACCTGTGCGATCGGGAAGATCGCCGACATCATAGAGTTTAGGCTCGAGCATCTTTCCTGTAAAAAGGAAGTGCCGAATAGCGCTTCTTGCCAGTGTGATCGGATCGGCAAACACGGCTTGGGGATAAAAATCTACACTGTCCCCCAAAGGAGCCAGCTGTTCGTTTATCACAGCGGTCAGATAGCCCACTCCCCACGGACGCTCATAGGAGAGCACTCTGGTGTAAGCGGGAGAAGATGCCGCACCAACTGCGATAAACGAACGCAAACCACACTGACCTGCTTCGTCTATGAGCGACGAATCAAGATTTGAAAGCCCGAGATAGTCGTTCGCGGAGATCAAAGTGATCAGCGCCCTGTCGAATTCGGCCGCTCGGCTAGAGTATCCCGCCGGTGCGTCTGGAGTGAGCTTGTGGCTGCAGTCTCCGCTACCCACAACTGCAAGTCTTGTATTCAGGGAGGCCGCAGCCATACGCAAAACGGCGCCTAGGTGGAGATAGTTTTCTAAAGCTAAGGTTGAGGCTGATATTGGGATAATTGGCCAGCGGGAATTTGGATTGAGTATCGACATCGGCACGATCACACCGTGATCTAAAGTGCCCGCATAAAGTGAAGGTACGGACACCCTGTCGATTGCTGGAATACCTCTATCGTCAAGGCGATAAAGTAATTCCTGAGCGAATGCGGGGTTTCCTCGGAAGGAGCTTGAGATTGTAGCCGCGCCAAATTCTCTTAGCGATCCAACGTGCTTGGGTGAGGAGTCGACGCTTATGGCACCAGCAATCGTGGGGGTATGGGGTGATAGCACCACGATGATCTCGGGATCGAACCGAGTCAGCGCTTTTGCAGCAAAGTGCAGAGAAGAAGAGGTTTGAGCTGTGCGAGCGGAATCTTTGCCGCCAACTGCCTCAAGCATGATCGGTGGATGTGGAGCTATTATGCCGTAAACCTCAGATACCGAAGGGCCCATGACTCACTCCCCGCTCTCGCGTGCCTCTATTCAAGCAAATACCCTGAAAGAAACCAAGTTTGCGCTGATGTGATCTTTACATCGAGGATACGTCCCTCTAGCGCTTTTAGTGCTGTGCTAGCGGAAAGCGGCGCGTGGACTATCTTGTTGCCGTCGCTGCGCCCGCTAAGCATATTGGGATCTTTTTTAGAGGTGCCCTCAATCAAGACCCTTTGCACACTACCGACAAGCGCTTCGTTCTTTTTCAGGGCGCTGGCATGGATCATTTCAACCAGTCTGTCAAATCGCTTCTGGGTTACCTCGCGTGGCACCGTTTCTGTCAAGGTTGCCGCCGGCGTACCTTCCCGAGGCGAATATATGAAGGTGAAAGCTTGATCGTAGTTGGCCGCGCCAACCAACGAAAGTGTCTGCTCGAAGTCTTCTTCTGATTCACCAGGAAAGCCAACTATGATATCGGTGGAAAGGGAGAGGTCTGGCATCGCCGCGTAAAGTCTCTCTACGGTGGAAAGATAGTGAGCCGCAGTGTATCCCCTATTCATGGCTTCAAGAATTCGGTCAGATCCTGACTGCACCGGCAGGTGCAGCGCTCGACTGATTGCAGATTGGCTAGCCATCATCGCGATGGTTTCATCGGAGATGTCTTTTGGATGAGAAGTTGCGAATCGAATTCTGCTTGTCCCGGTTTG belongs to Actinomycetota bacterium and includes:
- a CDS encoding LL-diaminopimelate aminotransferase, with the protein product MRTANRIANLPPYLFAEIDRKKEEKLSQGIDVISLGIGDPDLPTPENIVNAMSDAIRVPSNHQYPSYFGSKRYREACAEWMNRRFGVQLDADTEVLALIGSKEGIAHVFIAYVDPGDVTLVPGCGYPVYHTGGILVGGESWFMPMSEENDFLADFESCPPDVLARAKMMFLSYPNNPTSAIASPEYFDRAIAFAKKHDLLLIHDNAYSEIGFDGYRPPSLLERPGAKEVAIELFSCSKAYNMTGWRIAFAAGNASAINALGTVKSNIDSGAFTAVQDAAIEAMLGPQEITFELSRVYQHRRDLVIDALSDAGISARVPKGTIYVWAKVPEGYDSASFATKILEQANVIVAPGNAYGPSGEGYIRISLATPEDRLIEALARIKRSL
- the amrA gene encoding AmmeMemoRadiSam system protein A, which produces MGPSVSEVYGIIAPHPPIMLEAVGGKDSARTAQTSSSLHFAAKALTRFDPEIIVVLSPHTPTIAGAISVDSSPKHVGSLREFGAATISSSFRGNPAFAQELLYRLDDRGIPAIDRVSVPSLYAGTLDHGVIVPMSILNPNSRWPIIPISASTLALENYLHLGAVLRMAAASLNTRLAVVGSGDCSHKLTPDAPAGYSSRAAEFDRALITLISANDYLGLSNLDSSLIDEAGQCGLRSFIAVGAASSPAYTRVLSYERPWGVGYLTAVINEQLAPLGDSVDFYPQAVFADPITLARSAIRHFLFTGKMLEPKLYDVGDLPDRTGVFVSLHSEGRLRGCIGSIYPTCDNIASEIAKSAVQAATADCRFASVSADELDTLTIKVDLIEQPQKCSISDLDPRKWGVIVSSGTKRGVLLPDLSHIETPEQQLSIAKKKAGLSPDEPYTLERFNVVRYT
- a CDS encoding diaminopimelate epimerase produces the protein MRFTKMHGLGNDFVVIEDLDCSIEIPAETIAWLCDRNLGIGGDGLILVRPATSTAADYFMLYHNADGSKAEMCGNGVRCFAKYLVDHSLVDSSLGELRVETLGGIKPIRFELTSAGLMGAATVDMGKPRVISKDISDLMPDDIVSDYSIATPYGEFTATAVSMGNPHAVIWVDDIGKAPVTTVGPIIENSPIFPLKTNVEFAQVVGVDRIRLRVWERGVGETLACGTGACATLVAASLADRVGRSATVELPGGELFILWDTDDHIYMTGPATEVFSGTINLQ
- the miaA gene encoding tRNA (adenosine(37)-N6)-dimethylallyltransferase MiaA, whose product is MSDIRELPQKIPVIAILGPTGVGKSSIGQLLAEQLNGEIISADSMQVYRGMDTGTAKVPPARRSVRYHCIDLVEPGENFSAALYQECARQAIIDIDSREKRPFVVGGTGLYVRAVLDDFSFPAGDVSSESRLKLEAEAECIGAHAMHKRLTAADPESAKLIHPNNLRRTLRALEMAEQGRSYAEQHSGFSEYHDVFETLRFGLTMERAALYRAIELRVESMLESGLLDEIATLLDRGFREAVTSAQAIGYKEFVPVLEGRTSLLEATSAVIQATRRYAKRQISWFRRDERIVWIDATGKSHEDCAAEIARAIESNSFIM